ttttttcaaaagtgcatgaaatataattatacaatataaatgcAGGTATTCGgcaacaagaaaaaaatatgaaaatccgTCTCGCTttgattattatgtttttattgctGTAGGGAAAGACCAAGCAGATTGAAAATGATGGTCCACATCGGTGTCAGTAATCTTAAAGTTATAATGTAtccaaatatataaacaaacttaatttataaaaagatctAAAAAGACCGGCCGTGTCGccggatatatatatatatttctctaattctatggaaatttatcccttttccaacccattgtataaaaaaatttaatcaacgtgtggttgctggtgatctcaaaagatcattggatgattttaagggtcatgacctttttaactaactggatgaatcaaaatttgataacaggtgttaatgaaattgacaacttcgtgcaatgtgaaaggcactcaaaggggattttcggttaacaaaaaaagaatatgactttttaatcattagagaaacagattcttacatagtaactcgtggattatcggatttatccaatctcgatagttaaattataaattttaaagtactcgccgaggcggctcgaactttaaaattgataatttaactatctcgattggataaatccgataatccactggtatcaatgtaagaatctatatatatcagAAATGGGATTATAATGCTGCGATCCTCTTtgtcaatttgaaataataacaaataaacacgTAAGGCATATAGCAAATCTAATTCATAATATAATGTACATTGAATTTGACTTTCTAATAaactgccccccccccccctttttaaagttttttttataatatttttttttttaaatagactgCTATCATGTGTTTTAAAAGTCGAAGGAAAACTTAAAGTCAATGAAGTTAAAACAATGTACATTGATTTAAAtcagatataaaagatataaagaggaatatataaattttacataaaatttatGTTCCAATGACATACAAAAGTGGGTTATTTCCCTTTAGTGGAAATCTTTCGTATGCCACGTAATTTTAAACTACGCCATCTTTCGACAAGACGATTAGGAAGGACTTGACAACACATGTTGCACACGTTTTAATAACTGTATTGTTGAAATAAGAATAGATTGACACGAACTTTGATTATAAGATTTAGCATCCCGTGTTGACAATGAGCGAAAAATTGATCGGTGTCATCGCAGTCCTTAGTTTATTGTCAGTTGTGTTTGCCGGCGAACTGACATTTGAGTTACCAGATAATGAGAGACAGTGTTTTTTTGAACAAATTGAAAAGGGTGTTCAGTCTACCCTTGAATTTCAGgtttgtaaacaacaataacaaatataaacatacgaaacaacaataaataattcaaaattcgATGCAATTATAGATGTAAACATAGTAAAACAGATTTGTAAACATGACATATGTTGGGTTTGTATGATTGTTAGACACAATGAAGAGGGTAGTAATGCCCTTTAATATCAGGCATCAAACAGTCTTTTTACAGCTTAAGTTCAAGACAAATTggttaaggttcatcataaggaactgaaaaatatggccgtgtttacacctaaaaaattactatgagtacatgtacagacaaactggtacatctaggaaagttttaaggcatggcaggaactagaaatataaaagttatacgCAGTCTACttttcagaaaatttaaaacttatcTGGATTTTATTGTCCAGTTTTTTcagtctgcagaagatagcaaaaaaaacaaacacccgagtttcatttgatacggtccactcagttacacagtttaaatcacCTATTGTCTACAGGTGTTCATTGTCCGGTACCTCGAATTACCGAATAACAGTGTTATTATCCGAATAACACATGTAATGACCGAATAACtcttcaaatatcaatattaacacatttgagtgacttttaaacatatattattgaataaaattataatagaagTGTATTTTATAACCTAAAAATGATTTACAAGTTGCAGGTAAGTTAATATTGATCATTATAAATTTATGGATATCGGTGTGATGGGGAAGACCAAAGAACCGCCGATATGTATGGGTCCGATTTATTCACGACAACACTGAGCGACTTCGACATCTTCAGCAATTTCTTCAATCATCTTAGAGTGAAATTAATTGACGCCGACACAGAGCAACTATTTTTTGGTAATTGGTAATGACGAAGAACCAGGATTAGTAAAATCTAAATAGTGTATTTTCGCAGACTATGACAGACAAGCCCGTGCCTTGTGCAGGATATCTTAATAGTTgtaattttatagttttaaaggGGCTTGGTTAACATCCATTTCtaaatcacaaatataaaaatatgataaagataatattttttttaataaaaaaattaaaacaaaaactaatttaaaCAGTTTActattctatattttatttaaaaaatgccCACCCTCATATTGTTCATTGCCTTGACGTGGTGTGAGGTCTCCACTTTGGTGGTCTAAGATGAACACGTTGAGGGATTGTATGCaatctttcttttattcattcCTTACGATTTCCTTGGTCGCCATCTTGGAAGTACACACCGATATccataattttataatgatcaaTATTAACTTACCTGCAACTTGTAAACTATTTTTAGGTTATAAAATACActtctattataattttattcaataatatatgtttaaaagtcactcaaatgtgttaatattgatatttgaagaGTTATTCGATAATTACATGTGTTATTCGGATAATAACACTGTTGTTCGGTAATTCATGTTACCCTTcattgtccatctattgtccatttaaatcaatactactctcaatcgttttcactacttagttaattttagcaccttctgcaggaacgaaaaaaactggatagcaaaatctagaaaagtttataattttctaaaacataaaatgcatttaaaatttatatatctagttcctgccatcccttaaaactgttgcaggtgcataggttagtctgtactcagagtaaaatttgaggtgtaaatacggccatattagccaaaaggttatgatgaaccttaagatTTTACAGTGATTCGTCAAAATATCCTTTTCCTGATTCGTCAGAGGTcttaaataattattgttacttTCATTTTAGggaaaaaattaaagtgattTGTCAAAATCAGTCGATGTTTTTAACGTCTAAAAGAAAGAGTTCATTTCATGGTCATCTGTAACCAAGGGGCTGCTGGCTCAGTCGCTATGCCTTGTTACGGGGTCATAATTTTATGCGAAAAATCATTAGAAAAACGTTGACACCAATGACAGAAACTAGTTGTTGCAGTTATCAAAGATCAAACAGATTCACTTTTGATTATCATTTAATTCCAAGTCCAAGAAATAAACATAGGACAATGTCAATATCAAATGTACGACTCCTAACTGTAACTATCTCGACTCTCTGTTCTTACTCCTTATCCACACTATTTCTATTCTCTACTCACTACTCTACTACTCtactgttttacatttattttcacacaatatTTATACTATTAATCAGACAATACTTCATTTGTAACAATACTCAAATTAATATGACATTTCATAACACCTAGCAATAAGTAACAGTTTtcacataattaatataaaagataattataaTTCCTCATATAATCCCATTAACACATATTCTCTTATATGCTTAATTCTCTCACATTAATTCTCAATCTGTCACAAAGCCTTAAATATCAAACGTCACTAATTAACtcacattttgttttgacatgtaaattattaaatttgtaaaaacagtatttttgtaaaagtttaatttttgaataaaataataaatcaaaatataagtCCAATTTAGCCTTATGACACATATACCAAAAATTACCGTTCACATCATTTGGCAAGAATTCTAACGTTATTAATCAAGAAGGTACCTGTATTACGGCCCTCAATGAACACttcagaaaataataatatcacTGTTTGTCAATTGAAAATTGGGATTACCAAACATACATAAATTACAAAGACCTTGACTGAGTGAGACTTCAAGGTAACCAGGGTATGACCTTAATATCTATTCAATATCATTATCCTGACAACCCTCAATTTGTACAACTCTGGATAGTCAAGATGATTGAGTTTCAATACTTTGGTTCCAAGAAAGTTAATTTAACCTTGTCCTATTTTCATTTTGCACACATCAGTCACGTTAGAATGGCAGAAATCTATGAAGTGTTGGGAGCAATACATCATCGCTTAAATAATGTACATGAAAACATCAACAAACAGATTATGTCAACATATGTTCCCTCATTCTTGTTACCCCGTATGGTATTTTCATGAGGATAAGGGTGTCAAACAAAATTAGTGTGGTcgattttaagttttaaaaatatctgttttaatCATTGACCAGTTCACATTTTTGTTCAGAAACTTGCCTCTAGGTTCAGGATTTTCTTGTTATGTTAAAGATTCCACTGTGGCcttggactgttttctgctcttcaGTAAGATGTTTGCTCTTTATGGTCAGGTTATTggctctttgacacatttccgatttccatttcaatttttttttcatagatttccttaatcatgttaattccCCTGTGTAAAAATCATGTCATGTGCATAGAAAAATGTAACTTGATACTAAAAGACATTTTCAAGTTTTGGGAgttgttacattttgtacaatgtacatgtaaggGTAAACTCAATGCAAATtaattatcaatgattatgAGCACAGACATATACATGGATCATGTTGTTGGGACTTGACACTACTTTATTTAAGTCGGTTTCATAGTAACGATAGGATACGGAAATTGACATGTGTGAAAAACTTACTCGCAATTATCCCAATTAtttctaataataataatcaaatatcattcaaacttagtttaaaagAGATAGCGGTGTATTGAACTTATAAATTGtcaattaatttttgttatgaTCACATTCATTTCATCACAGCAGGGAACGGAATGCAAACCAGGAAATTGCACTGATTTCTCCCAAATTCCCAAACCATTACAAAACATCACACATCACATCAGCAAAGATCAAATAAATCACAAcatgacaatatatatatcttctttattataattatttgtatttgtttagtATTAGAATTATTGGTTTATTTATAAAGCAGTTCTGATAGTTTTTCAGTTAGACACTTCCAAAATCCATAAATAGGAAATCTTGTGTGAagtcttgtaaaaaaaaaaaaatttaaatgtttaatcgcgattaattatttaaaactgGTTCTTCATACTGAGTTTGtgtatttctttcttttctgttttcatTCTCTTTTGCACTTTTCCACTACCTACATGACCTATAgatatatggaccataatttgctattgggctcgtttcctataactatagaaaagtgataaaattgtgaattactgtaagaaaagttgtaactacatctaaagatgccattatttttatcaacatacaagtgtatgctactcttccctagaaaaaaaattgaaatatacaaatttcaaagattctacaaccgtatttttgtgtcgtttctcacgttactttttgcttccgaagagcataacgctgactgatttatagataatcgtcaccggcaaattcgtaacttttgctttcaaataacaaagaacatcgaccaataagaatagtcagaagaaaatgccgatgactataagtatttatgtagcagatgtaagaacagtggcgtgacttttgtgtccgatttcgtaacgcaaattttagatgatgtaatctgctttgttgtaatagaattcttaaaaacaatatgcaaatatgaacattcgcgagatgttcaaacaggtaaatcagaGATGATTtaaattcttgttttgatcttcgtaataattaagtaagaaaatgacgttatcgttatgcgttacatttaACACGAAACAgagaagtccagttatttattaaaattgtttttgtccttaagttctaatcatttccggtcataagtgaaacatgtgactaacatgaGTCACGCCATTACAGCCGGACATACGATATACTagttctaaacattgtttttgtttccaatgggatgttagcaaacataatctgtagacttgtttcgacttgtttaaaaaaggaaaatacaattttcaaagagattgcgccaggggtctattatttttcctatgtgcataatgttacatacgatcttgtgtgaaaataaatgcccaatgacttgacaaaatcgatttcagatTTGAACGACGTTTAAACACACTACGTTTCCCAATAACGATGTAAAGGGTCCTTGGAAAattcaatcgaaattacgtctctttATCATGGTGTCGATGttcgttggattgattttgcttcagcagtaaatattactggatattttaggtgaataaagataattaaatgaaaaatgcatgttaatttaccgttacacttggaatgtacaaagttggtaactttgtcacaatttttaattattttttttttattcatgttctgcaaacacttttcagaaacgcaataaacttgtcaaaggaaaagtaaacttttaccaggcatgacttgaaaggaagtactttattgattttagcccactaaagtaggttaaaatgtggaaaccatgttgatggtgtacaggtcacaaatatcacatggtgcctattttaaagattttaattccaagttaaaagtttttttctttactggatttaaagaattttacattgccaatgatttggaataaattttatataactggaatttcaaaaccaaatataaatatatttttttggccaaaacatcaagatacaacgattatggtatcctgtatcaatgaagaaaatatggaaaattctgaataaattgtactaattgttttcaaaacaagcacatatttaggagttttataatactgttacatttaagatggatatTAAGAAagagtatactgttcagattatttcaagcatattttgcaataaaataaaactaaaaaaatgctttcggtttcttatggtttcctgtcacatttaaaaaaacctttaatttaacattgaaaatagattttaaatattaacacgAAGCAAGTAACACTTGTAATGGTGTTCATTTatgtcttttgaaatatattgtagaaaataaagattggtttcctttTTGGTTTCCTGTCatgtaaacggtgaatcaaaatgtattaattttttctcgaaaaactcaattgttccattcatactattctaacaccaacacaacccacaaaataaaagttaaaattttagaacttataaaaaaggatacaaaaagaaaccaaaggccgaataccaaattatggtccatataggaagatgtggtatgagtgcaattGAAACAattcttcatccaagtcacaatttataaaagtattaaaCCACAGAGCCTAGGCTCACactaaacagcaagctataaaagccTAAAaatttactagtgtaaaatcattcaaatgggaaaaccaacagtctaacctatatatatattaaatgagaaacacttatgaaccacataagcagaccacaaccactgaacatcagattcctatacatgtacattgtatatacatgtagatgtatTCTAGTATTATTccagtattttgttttaatacattttaattgattggcacattttcctttgatctttctgcctattataattattttcacatCAAGGACATAATTTagctgacatatatatatatatacaacatgtacaagtaaagtttatattcaaatactcaatttgcattattttataGGTTATATCAGGTGGTCAGTATGATGTGGACATGGAATTGACCGCTCCCAATGGCCAAGTGTTATACAAAGACGTGAAGAAGCAGTACGATAGTTTTACCTGGACACCAGATCAAAGTGGGGTCTTCAAGTTCTGTTTTAGTAATGAGTTTTCAACATTTACACACAAGATCGTCTACTTTGATTTCCAAGTTGGAGATGAAAAGCCACTTTTTGAACAAGAAGGGAAACATGCAACAGCTATGACTCTGGTAAGTTGAACttttgtattttcttaaatAACATCGATTTGGCATGAACTAAAATAAATgacctgtattttttttaattttcgtttaTATATTGTCAGGCTGAatattacaaatgaaaattttgtgaTCTAGAAGTCTTTTCTTTCGTGCCGCTAGTTTGCATGCTATTAGTTGTAATTGGTATTGCATGATAGttctattttcatttgtttgctTATCATTGTTCAATAAACAGGTATACATGAGTTATAAATGGTTTATACATTCAGGAAGCCATTATCTAGTAAAATACAGGAGGTGGCCTCTTGTTTTTGGTTGAAAGTGTAAGTGTGTGCTCATTTATGTACAGACATTAAACAACTTAATTAAAGAGCATTGTAACAATTGACTTGACAATACTCCAGCTTTTttgttcagtaaaaaatatgGAGGGCCTAGGCCCAGTGGGGGGACACCTTAATAAAAAATTTTTGGGGGGAGATGTCAGGGTTTGAAAAATTCTGTTATAAAaagcattttgaaaaatatatttgcaaaaCTAGAATACtcgttttttaaaaagtgtggtttcaaacaattttcattttgtctGGGATGGATAAGGCTATTAAGGGTTGTAGAGAAAGAATTCCCTCATGATAGCCACAAAACAATTGAATGatggattttttaatttatattatttgtattaaaatttcccagtccatatatacatgtataagggcaaagtaaaaaaaaatggtccaaatttttttttttttgtcaaatttcaacATAGTTTTAGTCCATTTTCTTTTACAGTATCTtgatacatatacatttaagttaataaatccaaaaggatattaaaaagtataaagaaacaaaaaagttcTGTAACTTTATTGACATCaaccaattgaaaaaaattaaatcaagtaTACCTTTTGGGAATatgatttcaaacaaattctatcaaatattaatgtttttttgatTGCAGAAATCCAAACATTACTTTTAATGCAAAAATTAATAATCTCATctttgattataattttttttaatgtttttggctattttttgtatcaattcatttaaagttgattaaaaaagttttaattaaaaaataattcatcaattaGTTGATAAACAACCTTCTCCTTATCAAAATTAacccttttttatattcaatgacaaaaaaaaatgatagataaatcttttaagaaaaaaatgtatctaaCAGAAAATACATCCAATTTCCACTGTTTTTGTTGCACTCCTGACATATTATACACCAAACTAAAATACAGACACTAGATCAAAATGctcatgattttttaaattttttaatcattgatggtttataaggACCTAAATCTGTCATTTGAatgtaatttctgttttacCTCATGCATCTTATGCACTTCAGACCATATTTAAATTGGATTTTCTGACACATTCTTATACAATTGAGGGTAAGTTACCAAACTATGAACTAAATTCCATTAAATATCCATCAGAATTGTTGTTTGACAGCTTAAAAAGAGATCTGcaatcttcaaaatttttctGAActcttattgttttttaaattattacctATATAAGGTACTTTATTTTACCCTATCTTGTTGCACTCCTGACATTCAATATTTATCATAACAAAATAGTTTATCCATTATCAAAACATACCATGCTTTCTAGATTAAgtgtttatatacatttgtgcctttcagatttgacattttattttcatttaaacaatatttttattagctatatatcatacatatcacttattgtataaataaattcacATCTCATCACATTTCTCTACTATTTTCTTAAATAACAGTGATTGCAATGTCAAAATGGGCTGAGTGTTGTGGCTTGGTGTGTAGATTAATCCTGCTAAATatctttgtaaaatattgagCATTAGacaaattacattaaaaaaaaatgccaaaattgtcaggagtgcaacactttttcttgacatttgaaaaaaaatgttttatttgaaagacACAGCAACTTGTAATATGATGACATGTGCCATAGATTCTTATGTATATTAGAACTAGAATGTCTTAGGGATGATTTCAGCTCAGAATGAAGCTTATCCATTGAACCTTTTTGATACAGATGTGTTTTGAAAAAGAGTCGTGCCATGTCAGGAGtgcaacacaaaaaataatgttactgAGGAAAAGATGAATTTTGCTTAAATGGCTCACAcctaaatataaacaaaagtcAATCCTGTATAACAAACATGTTCTTTTAGAATGTCAAAGCAGGACTTATAGATATATTAGTTTTAAGTATATTTGTCCTAATCAAAAATTcttgaatttttatataatttaggaTTCTCATAAACTGTGCATTTTTAAGAGAAATAAccatatttcagttttaaaagttttataatggTTTCATGAAATactaattaaattattataactgtattaacaaacagttaatttttatgAACTCCTGACATGAATTTACCCCAACAAAAAGTGTTTgcatatattcaatatttttatcttaGAAAGTTTCTCAAATTTTGAGTTCATCTTGCTTATCCaaccttaaaataaataaaagatggGAAAGATAGTTGATGAAACTAAACTTACTAAACTTACTTGAGAACAGAATCAGACAGACTAAGGGACCAAAACACACCATCAAAGTCAACATCGACTATAACTTTGATGAGcagaaaattgagaaaaaaatctgaaagaaGATCCACCTCAAGGACACACTAGACATTATATAACCAAAGAAAGCACAAgaaatttaaaacttaatttaaatacaaagacttTAACCAGAAATCATAGTTATAATAAATGGAAGAAAAAATAGAGAGATTGGCAAcagaagagaaaaataaatttacacaatccaaaaaaaatccaaacccACAGAAAAATATTCAGTTGATAAGTAAAAGTACAGGTTAAGATACACCATCTAGAGAAACAGAAAGAGAAGACTTAGTTTAGGAAAAATTCGTCCTGACAAACACAAATCTTGCcctgtaaaacaattgaatacaTCATAGCCACAGCTAAACCAAGGTAGTTAGAAAGAACTAAAGTACTGATGGAAGTGTGCTAGAAGTTGATGGGTGCTGAAGTGGAAACAAAGTTGAGAGATCCTTAATAGATTTGGAAACTTGAAAAGAAACTggcattttcaaaaagaatagaGGCTACCTAAAAAACTTAGACTTAGAACTTAAAAGGAACTCtttgaaaatgtcattttcttttcaacAGTTTTCAGATATTTAAGGGGTTCCTCATCTTTGATTATacttcaacattttaaaactcATCAATTTCTTGTACTCAGCTGCCATCAGTTCTCATTAACTCTGACAACCACCTTGATGTAGCTGTGGATATGAGGTGCTCAATTGTTTTAGCACAAGATTTGGAATGGTCAGGCAGATAATGTCTTTTTCTTTGACTTCTCTTTCTGATTTTTTAGGTATTGTTAGTCCATCTGTACTTTTGCTACATGACTGGACAATTTTCTGTTGGCTTGCAACTTTTTCAGCTTGTGTCAagtttcttcttctcttttGTTACCACTTTCTctgttttgttttccttttctcATATGTGTTTTAATTCTGGTCAAGTCTTTTGAATTAAGTgttacattgttttgttttctttattctttctttgtttatatttgtctaGATTAACCTTCAGATTAGGATCTTAATTCattgtttttctcaattttctaCTCCTCAAAGTTGAAGTTGTTGTTGACTTTGTATGCACTTAGACTGTCTGATGTTACTCTAAAGCTTAGTTTCACAACCATCTTTCCAATCTTTCATTCATTGAAAGGTTGGGTCTTAAAATTGAACTCAGAATGTGATAAATGGTTTGTTATGGTAAATCCATGTCAGGAGTGCAACACAATTAATAGTTTgttatatcaattataataattaaataagtGTTACATGAAACCATTCTAAAACttgtaaaatgaaatatggttatttcctaatcaaatgacaaagttTAAGACAATTACCTtccataatttgaaaattatatgaatatctagcataaaaatatgtttgtctgTGACAAAAAACAATTCTTGGATCTAAGTCCTGCTTTGAAACCTACCTTTAAGAATTTATTAAACCTCAAACATGTAACCTAAATAGTTAGAAAACATGTTTAGATGCATATAAGTCACTAGTAGGTgaaattatcttaaaatgtaAGTCCAAGAAAATGGTAATTTAAAAGTGTTGCACTCCTGACATCAAAGAAATGGTTCTAAAAGAAAAGTTCCTTGTCTATCAGACTTCTCTTTGGGTGCAATCTTGTATCTAGTATagtatcttttgaaaaataaagcagAACCATATATTtgcttttgcattttttaagtGTGAGTCTTTAAACTTCGAAGTTGCACTCCTGACACTCATAGGGAGGCCTTATTTACTTGACTCTGacacattatttatatcaataatcaGGTAAGTAAACTATTTATTCTAGAAAGGACATATTTGTTTCACAGTATTGACCTTTGTTTATGTTTAGGTGTGAGtcatttgttcaaaattcattcTATTCCTCAGTAATACTAATTTTTGTGTTGCACTCCTGAcatggcacaactttttttcaaaacacatcTGTATCAATATGGTTCAATGGAAAAGCTTCATTTTGAGCTAAATTCATTACTAAGATATAACAGTTTTCAAAGAAATAAGAATTTATGGCATATCACTCCATAAAACAATTTGCTGtgtcttgaaaaaaaagtattttttcaaaatgtcacaaaaaagTGTTGCACTCCTGACAATTTTGGCgtctttttttaacataacttttttaataCTTGAGATTTTCCAAAGAAATTTTGCAGGAATATTCTACACATCAGGCCACatcatttgaaatcaaataatacAATCAAATTATCAGCATGGCTGATAAATATTGCTATATATGCAaggaaccatttttttttactttgccCATAAGTAAAGTTAGTTGATGAAACCTGTTTATTGAACAATACCTGCATGTTGTACTTTCCTGCATGAACGCATCATCTTGATCTGACTATTAGCATATAAAAATCTGTTAGGTTGATAATTTTGTAGCATTGATATAAGTTGAAACAAATGAAGATGGTGTGACACAGTTTGCTACATTTATACTggacaaagatttttttttcggtAGCAACCTTTTTTTGGCTAACTTGgggaatgaaataaaataataaaataaaaaataaaagacaatgtAGTGTTTCAAAATTCTAAGAACATGTATAGTCTATGGTCTCATAATTGTTTCGAAGGATTTATTGGTGATCATCAGTTTAAATTTGAGTTTTGTCAGGAATGTCTTTAGCATATTTCAATACTGTCagattatttaaaattactgatattttctttgaaatta
The nucleotide sequence above comes from Mytilus trossulus isolate FHL-02 chromosome 5, PNRI_Mtr1.1.1.hap1, whole genome shotgun sequence. Encoded proteins:
- the LOC134718865 gene encoding transmembrane emp24 domain-containing protein 7-like isoform X2, whose amino-acid sequence is MSEKLIGVIAVLSLLSVVFAGELTFELPDNERQCFFEQIEKGVQSTLEFQVISGGQYDVDMELTAPNGQVLYKDVKKQYDSFTWTPDQSGVFKFCFSNEFSTFTHKIVYFDFQVGDEKPLFEQEGKHATAMTLMETSAVSIHEDLRNILDDQTHHRLREAQGRVFAENLNDRVFYWSLGQSLIILFVGIGQVLVLRSFFTDKRTGKA
- the LOC134718865 gene encoding transmembrane emp24 domain-containing protein 7-like isoform X1, encoding MSEKLIGVIAVLSLLSVVFAGELTFELPDNERQCFFEQIEKGVQSTLEFQVISGGQYDVDMELTAPNGQVLYKDVKKQYDSFTWTPDQSGVFKFCFSNEFSTFTHKIVYFDFQVGDEKPLFEQEGKHATAMTLMETASEDIHSSLREVVDSQTHFRLKEAKGRIYADDLNSRVFYWSLGQTFFILMLGIGQVFVLRSFFSEKKGYNSTPITS